One Halalkalicoccus subterraneus genomic window carries:
- a CDS encoding DEAD/DEAH box helicase: MSEQRSASGSAAFTHLGSEVRAALSERGFSTPTAPQREAIEPLAAGENALVIAPTGTGKTETAMLPVFDSISQAEDRFGISALYITPLRALNRDMRERLDWWGDRLGIEVAVRHGDTSDYQRQKQANDPPDVLVTTPETVQAMLTGSKLRKGLSDLEHVVIDEVHELAASKRGAQMAIGLERLVELAGDFQRVGLSATVGDPEEVADFLTGGRPCAIREVDAGSRLDLRVLTPEIKPGDEGLASELVTEPEMASHVRAIREIVEENESTLIFVNTRQTAEALGSRFNVLEANIGVHHGSLSKEARIEVEDAFKAGDLDGLLCTSSME, from the coding sequence ATGAGCGAACAGCGGTCCGCGTCGGGTTCTGCGGCCTTCACACACCTCGGCAGCGAGGTCCGAGCGGCGCTCTCCGAACGGGGGTTCTCGACGCCAACCGCCCCCCAGCGCGAGGCGATCGAGCCGCTGGCTGCCGGCGAGAACGCCCTGGTGATCGCGCCCACCGGTACCGGCAAGACCGAGACGGCGATGCTGCCGGTGTTCGATTCGATCTCGCAGGCCGAGGACCGATTCGGGATCTCCGCGCTCTACATCACGCCGCTTCGGGCGCTGAACCGCGACATGCGCGAACGCCTCGACTGGTGGGGCGACCGGTTGGGAATCGAGGTCGCGGTGCGCCACGGCGACACCTCGGATTACCAGCGCCAGAAGCAGGCCAACGACCCGCCGGACGTGCTCGTGACGACCCCCGAAACGGTGCAGGCGATGCTGACCGGCTCGAAGCTTAGGAAGGGGCTCTCGGACCTCGAACACGTCGTGATCGACGAGGTTCACGAGCTGGCCGCTTCGAAGCGCGGCGCGCAGATGGCGATCGGGCTCGAACGCCTCGTCGAGCTCGCGGGCGATTTTCAACGGGTGGGACTCTCGGCGACCGTCGGCGACCCCGAGGAGGTCGCCGATTTCCTCACCGGGGGCCGACCCTGTGCGATCCGCGAGGTCGACGCGGGCAGCCGCCTCGATCTTCGGGTTCTGACCCCCGAGATCAAGCCCGGCGACGAGGGGCTCGCGAGCGAACTCGTCACCGAACCCGAGATGGCGAGCCACGTCCGAGCGATTCGAGAGATCGTCGAGGAGAATGAATCCACTCTCATTTTCGTCAACACCCGCCAGACGGCCGAGGCGCTCGGATCGCGCTTCAACGTTCTGGAGGCGAACATCGGGGTGCATCACGGCTCGCTCTCGAAGGAGGCCCGGATCGAGGTCGAGGACGCGTTCAAGGCGGGCGATCTCGACGGCCTCCTCTGTACCTCCTCGATGGAG